A stretch of DNA from Lotus japonicus ecotype B-129 chromosome 4, LjGifu_v1.2:
atccatgctttccacaaggtctcacgcctcagtggagtatcccgcattcacaaggtctcacgcctcagtgaagcttctcggctcatcccttggatggctatcaaactgctcaacgagcggaggagtaccaacatactcagaacttaccaaactcctcaacacttggatccgacgacactcctcgtttttccaaaactatgatttgacttccaatgccttccttcgaggttgttatcattacttaaagattttgaggttatttaaggtcttatgaattttctttataaaatagattcccttttgtcttatcgcaagtcttatacatttgcaggatctcccaatcccaagtcgcttccagaggaggtctcgatccactaaacaaaattaaggcccgaacctcgttcgtcctatcaaactttctcaaaactctcaaaataaaatcggcatgacctgccgcttttctcaccgttcagaaactcagattatagtgcaaaagcagaattaactcatcataatcaatcaacatgtcatatgtcaatatcttaagcaataaccacatagcacctagcatataaggcatgcaccacacatcctagattacccacatagcacatagcatgtaagacaatctcaaaaacattcagtagatgaatcatctacattgtcagccgaagcctcagaaaacattttccaatcacacacaattacagtgcataaacagtaaacaatgtcgaaaacatcgaccctaagcattaactagagattcagtgagaagccctcacctgtagattctccaggacgatctcctaacacttgttcacaatcaaaggcttgctcctctgggaattcctcaaaatcacctttagagcaaaaccacagaaacactatcagaatctatcgaaaactaagttatcgatacttactaaggttactcgaagtaatctatactctaaggtacgataatctagcgcgaaacacaagttttcggaaaaggaaattttcctcctcctcccctatagggctcggccacttttggtaattgtggggctcgatttttcttcgatcaaacatggttcctatgctttcataagccgtaactaagggtattctgaactcggaaaaattatcggatcaaaaactgtcgcaggggtattttggtcatgatttttaacttaggattttcaaaactgaaatcccaaaaataagattttgcagggacgtcaccaacgacgtttatgacaactaatcctactagcactaagctaaggcgatagttttcagcctaaaggttgaagctttacaccaaaaactccaaaaatgggtattttaggctcaaattgattccggcgacataacggaaaatctaacccggcagaagtgatcttgggcacatatagaagaggtttagaatcagaaatgaaagattcgggatagttttgcaaaaacccataaactatcagctcagaaaactctacagaaaagctatggaaaaagcgatcggaggtaaggattagcgactatacctcgaaaccttgaagcagcaactgattaatcaacgatcaaacaaggattgaacaaaatcttcttctccttcttccttgatgaactcgcggccttgagagggaaaatggaggagttttgtgtttttttctcacttgcttgctatatatagaaaatggtaattcgcgggaaaatgaaagtttcgcgaatctgatttttccggcatcattctccatgaattctaagataggttttggcaaaggaattcctaagctaagaagatgtctccttgtatttttggcaactaatgcaaagtcggtgcaaagtcggtgtaaaactattttacccgataagttgctttttgcatcgaatgtcggaatggaaaacttccttctgaagaaagattgaaatcatcaagagaaatgggtgtacgcgtgtagaatatccatttgaagttctgaatagataaagtcttcattgtcgagaaattctagggttttgaaataccagggattcggtttcggcaaacttccgatgattggaatcggacgttcgtagatcctagagtttcgcctcgaaacgattgtgatatatggaaaaagagaagttctaacatttctctgaagatttttggaattaacttccgtcgtgcctaaaagtgaaaattagctatatactagggtttctgacctaggttaagcgtataacgatcgtgctataacttaaatcgacttcgataaaatcctttgacttttcctgaactttctccttcataaatctattccatttgacaaactcttgttcaggtttcctttcacaatacatcaaccctaatcgtgaataagattttattcactaagcataagcttaaaaacttgggtcttacattactatcctccaaaaagaaagtttcgacctcgaaacttaagggtcagtataaagttctggatattattccttgatcttttcctctaatacccatataacaccgtccgtgtccttattccaaataattttcactaaaacactctgctttcccttcgattgtttcactcttctagtcccaatgttgaccaacggcgtctcaacagacatatcatctttcaacttgccgaggtttaactacaatcctCAATGAtaccaccactaaaactcttactcgaatatgatctccagcttctgaagtcaatctttaccctaagattctcattccacatagcaaaattcactcgctaatctctagctcgtatcaccaaaatccataacaagtttcattcactcttagactttaagcaacttgtccaaatatgacaacctccagtgttcatcttaatactaacacttccctttCCTATAACTTGATctccatctcgtcaatcaacttcttaatctctctatcaaattctacccaacttcgagtcctagaaacttaagacaacagttcatagacttaaaacctgaaccttcaataagtttggacctctaatgtccgttaattcttcaatgcttcctaaatgaatatccatttcttcaaactatatctccttcgcaagagaacttatactaaatgcgaactttttcctcccaactcgactaatcctcgatccaatcaagttaatcttaccaatccttctatcaaagtccatagccagctctgattccgaatatcaccccctcaatattaagttgatcaagcctaatacatcgaaggtgaaatttagaaaaacccactggaacagtcaatgagttcctatcatccaatagtcacaaatatcctgacctcacatcctcaacgattccgctacggaactacacgccctcgacatcatacgtatactatccataagaaatctctatgagattcattcttcagcttctagcttccttttaaacgcattggtgcaaaactactttctaggtttaccgtgttattctaaacctcgtgtaatttctatagctaaaatacgagctacggtcaaataaggtgttaataggcgtaataactataaggtcaaagcttagacagtataagtaagataggtgtgctTGCACCCGCTACAAGAGTAATGGATTATGttatactgaaatgaggaagaatggttagaaggttaccatcgttcttgcgctctcctctggttaactcctcagctccttcaccatccatgatataaactcttcctctagcagcagggcgctttccccttatggtgttgacaaatggctcaaccttgggtgtcttgcagttgttggccagatgtcctggtagatcacacttgaaacacctcggctttcccttcgggcatttcgtggagtagtgcccaacctccccgcatttaaaacatgtcatctcacggctcccagcttggcttcctgctcctcccgcagcagcaatcgtaggcctgaacggtcctggggtaaacccttcccccgtaggacgctgataaggcttcttcatctgtaactttccttttcccttgttgtcttgggagctcgacctcatcggtcccccaattcctgctctattcatccttctatttttcatcagctccacctccgtggctttctcaaccaacgactggaatcgcatgattcccagcggcctcactgagtcctcaatatcaggcctcagtccatttacaaagcgcttgcacatgtagcgctcattcacatgatcatgaaagaattgaaaatgcttcgccaaagattccagctttgaagcaaattccggtaccgaCATACccccctgacggagtgtcagaaattgtgactcccgctcatcccgagcacttgttggaaaatacttttccaagaatgcggtccggaatgagttccagctaatctcctcgtgattgtcttccataattcctctggtgcccttccaccagtactcagcatccccgagtagcagataagtcgccatgcccactttggcaccctcagcagtttgtagtacgccgaatatcttctcgatttcctgaatccagagatccgctttgtctgggtcagtaccaccagagaactttggtgggttttgcctcttgaagtcattgaggcctttgttttggtccagagttacttccctctggcgctgatgctgatcacgtgcctcctcagcagcacgcctcatcgcattatcatttgcctgcgctgttaccgcttgggccatagtggccatcatctcagctagctgattagcattcaccatgttctgttaagttaaacaaatagttagtactcatcataagatagcatctagtataactatacaatatgattaagcaataacttcaatcaatttttaagcgaaaaatcgcttgcaaacaatcaattttcactctttgcagagtcacacaacctagcacagaagacctattccccaacaactcccgaaagactcgaccgtgctctgataccacaatgtaacaccccgatttcggtggcgtcactttagtaaccaaaataaacttaatgcggaaaaacgtagatatttttttttgataataactaagacaagactgaattaaataaaacccaacaataacaataatcagaactaatatacaatatataaacagcccccgctgtagtagtaacctcgtcacgagtaaacctccagtgacggaaagaaaagtgtaacgcccgaaggcaaaaggtacaatccacaagaacggtcaagtgtccgcaacaccatccctcaaaactgagaataagctgactcatcggcctgaagcaagacctcctaagtccaaccaactctctgtgattctcgtaaagaaccacacaaaaagctataggtgggaaactaccctgtccccaaagaaaacaaatgatgttcagagctaagactctactcctacactaatcccatctcgaggagctcacaccagcactaaaacctacatgctagcatgatcgtcgcccgaatctgaatccagaacgacctagtctatgtacaccatccgtcctcctctcgctaccgcgatacgctccagttcccgcatctcaaccctagttcctcccgaaggatgaaccatcatgaatcagcccgccaaagacatctgacaaagggcgtttgttcgccaaagcacacacagaagacgcgagggtcaactccaaagaattatgtaaataatagcaccaataaatataaataagataatagccacttaggcttataactagggataacatcctagggttgcatatttccacaaagaatataacgactgtaaatcacagttaacatgcatcaagtagaactaacaagtatcaaacacactcatcatgtagtcagatcagcataaaacccgaataacgtcactctgcttggcgactgaacaaaccgacaacgtcactctgcttggcgacggaacaaaacaacaacgtcactctgcttggcgacggaacgaAACAACAACGCCACTCTGCTTGgagacggaacaaaacaacaacgtcactctgcttggcgacggaacaaaacaacaacgtcactctgcttggcgacgggacaaaccaaaggtattgccacttataggctgggcacctcgagacggtcgtaacactagcctcgtgtttaaccatttctgctcgggcgtcgcttatcacctttggctatagtcaagacggtacaaactctacatggtttgaccatttctgcttgctatgacgaacatcaacaggcacgatacaactctacatggatgaccgttacctcctgttgtgccaggtatagtcaggaccgatccaactctgcatggctgatcgttacttccggctataccgaagtactctgcttggcacttcatcacGCATATGCAcgggtgcaaccactcacgatgactcttcgggtcaccaatgctctcacgaagtctcacgcttcagtgaagtttcatgctctcacaaggtctcacgcctcagtggagttccatgctttccacaaggtctcacgcctcagtggagtatcccgcattcaaagggtctcacgcctcagtgaagcttcatgctgttcacgaggtctcacgcctcagtgaagatccatgctttccacaaggtctcacgcctcagtggagtatcctgCATTCACAAGggctcacgcctcagtgaagcttctcggctcatcccttggatggctatcaaactgctcaacgagcggaggagtaccaacatactcagaacttaccaaactcctcaacacttggatccgacgacactcctcgtttttccaaaactatgatttgacttccaatgccttccttcgaggttgttatcattacttaaagattttgaggttatttaaggtcttatgaattttctttataaaatagattcccttttgtcttatcgcaagtcttatacatttgcaggatctcccaatcccaagtcgcttccagaggaggtctcgatccactaaacaaaattaaggcccgaacctcgttcgtcctatcaaactttctcaaaactctcaaaataaaatcggcatgacctgcccgcttttctcaccgttcagaaactcagattatagtgcaaaagcagaattaactcatcataatcaatcaacatgtcatatgtcaatatcttaagcaataaccacatagcacctagcatataaggcatgcaccacacatcctagattacccacatagcacatagcatgtaagacaatctcaaaaacattcagtagatgaatcatctacattgtcagccgaagcctcagaaaacattttccaatcacacacaattacagtgcataaacagtaaacaatgtcgaaaacatcgaccctaagcattaactagagattcagtgagaagccctcacctgtagattctccaggacgatctcctaacacttgttcacaatcaaaggcttgctcctctgggaattcctcaaaatcacctttagagcaaaaccacagaaacactatcagaatctatcgaaaactaagttatcgatacttactaaggttactcgaagtaatctatactctaaggtacgataatctagcgcgaaagacaagttttcagaaaaggaaattttcctcctcctcccctatagggctcggccacttttggtaattgtggggctcgatttttcttcgatcaaacttggttcctatgctttcataagccgtaactaagggtattctgaactcggaaaaattatcggatcaaaaactgtcgcaggggtattttggtcatgatttttaacttaggattttcaaaactgaaatcccaaaaataagagtttgcagggacgtcaccaacgacgtttatgacaactaatcctactagcactaagctaaggcgatagttttcagcctaaaggttgaagctttacaccaaaaactccaaaaatgggtattttaggctcaaattgattccggcgacataacggaaaatctaacccggcagaagtgatcttgggcacatatagaagaggtttagaatcagaaatgaaagattcgggatagttttgcaaaaacccataaactatcagctcagaaaactctacagaaaagctatggaaaaagcgatcggaggtaaggattagcgactatacctcgaaaccttgaagcagcaactgattaatcaacgatcaaacaaggattgaacaaaatcttcttctccttcttccttgatgaactcgcggccttgagatggaaaatggaggagttttgtgtttttttctcacttgcttgctatatatagaaaatggtaattcgcgggaaaatgaaagtttcgcgaatctgatttttccggcatcattctccatgaattctaagataggttttggcaaaggaattcctaagctaagaagatgtctccttgtatttttggcaactaatgcaaagtcggtgcaaagtcggtgtaaaactattttacccgataagttgctttttgcatcaaatgtcggaatggaaaacttccttctgaagaaagattgaaatcatcaagagaaatgggtgtacgcgtgtagaatatccatttgaagttctgaatagataaaatcttcattgtcgagaaattctagggttttgaaataccagggattcggtttcggcaaacttccgatgattggaatcggacgttcgtagatcctagagtttcgcctcgaaacgattgtgatatatggaaaaagagaagttctaacatttctctgaagatttttggaattaacttccgtcgtgcctaaaagtgaaaattagctatatactagggtttcggacctaggttaagcgtataacgatcgtgctataacttaaatcgacttcgataaaatcctttgacttttcctgaactttctccttcataaatctattccatttgacaaactcttgttcaggtttcctttcacaatacatcaaccctaatcgtgaataagattttattcactaagcataagcttaaaaacttgggtcttacacaacTCAGAATTGAGGCCTCCTAAAGAGCATTGAAGCTTCAACTGTTCAGATAGCTCTGTTCTATATGCCAGATTATCAAACGcttcatgatattcctccaagTTTCCTTGCTGCGTCAATCGCTTGAGTTCCTCCATCGGGGACTCGAATTCGACGCCGAATCGTGTTCGCAACGCCGCCGCGAACTCAGGCCAAGTCACTCTGCACACAGTGCCTTGATCCAATCCTTGAAACCATCTGAACGAGCTTTCATCTAAAGCGATGCTGGCGATGGCGACACGCTCTGATTCCGGAGTTCCACCCAACGCGAAGAATCGCTCACACTTCGCGATCCAAGAATCAACGTCTTCCTTGCTGAATTTCAGAAAATCTAACCTCATGAGACGGGTTGGCATTCGATAATCACCGTCGCTTGCCGTTTTGCTTCGCCGCGACGAAGCCAGATCCGTAACCTGAAGCCCAATTCCACGCATGGCTTCTTGGAATCCATTGAATTGCGTCTCGAATCGGAGTTCCAGCTCACGCATGTGACGCGCGATGCAGGGATCCATGGCAGCCATGATTCGTTCCTCAGCTTCACGAATCGAACTCTGGAATCGTGTTGCTTCAGCCATGGCGGTTCCGAGAATCGAAGGCTCTAGATACCAATGTTAGGGAAGAaaccagagagagagagagatagagagagaaagaagattcAGAGGAAAGAGAGAAGTTCATTCATCAACAACATGGTTACAATTCATCAATTAGCAGCTCTTTATACTTCAACTGCTTCACTAACTTCTCTAACAACTTTCCTAACTTCCTAACAAACTCTAACAGCTTAACTACCAGCTGTCTAACTAACTCTAACAATCACATTCGTAACAATATAATTGAAATTGTATAATCTATTAACATGTAGCCATTTACAATcggaaaagaaaaaatagtaaAAGTTGCTAAAAATCCAAAGTAGTTTACTTGGCTGCAACTCTTCACAACACTCGTGAGTCATTTCCCACTCCCATGTTTGTTGTGTACCTTGCAACAATCTGCTTATACACACAATCCTCTGTAATAATTTGAAGATAAATATGTCAAACTGGTTTTGTCCTTGGTATGCGAACTGTATATGATATCTCCCGCGCAGTTCATAATAATCATCAAAGTTGTGTAGTCCCTCATTAGAAAAACACTTGTATAGATATAATCATGTTCTGTGAACATTGACCGCCATTGTAAAaagatggtttttttttataaaccaaaTAAGGAGTTCTAATAATAAAAAAGGACATCAAGAACTGGTTAGGACAAGAAAAGAACCACAAATTGAATAAAAGATGATAAGTCAGTTGTAATTGACTCCTAGAACATAGATGCATGTACCTTCATATCAATTCTGGAACACAAACGCATACCTGCCATCGTGAGGAGTAGCTTAACAAAGTAGCTGAAACAAAAGTAACTGAAATTAGGGGGAGCTGAATGAACAAAGAACTGATGAGAAAACACACGGCAAAGGTTTCAATTTATAAGCATAAACCTGGGTGTGCATCAAATCAACACAGCTGTAAAGAAGATTGAGGGGGGAGGTAGGGGCCGTAGGGCGTAGGCACACAACGTGTAAAGCAACGTGACCAGCTGGTTTTGAGAGCTTGCAGGTCCCTACGAAAAGCATTCAGTGTAGCTATAATTTTGACTTATAAGGGTATTATGGGTATgacgatgaagatgatttttctaaattataaatataaacttCTGTTTCCAAAATTTGTAGTGTAAcgacaaacttttttttttaccgGAAAACCGTGTTTTGGTCCATGTATTAGTCATGAAGTTGCAATCGCATAAGCAGCTATTTGGAAATGTTAAAACTACACATAATAAGATAATTATTTATAACCAAATATTGTGATACACTTCTACAGGGAGGAAAACTTAATGAGAATGGTGTTTTCAATTTTGTAAAATGATAAGAATAGCGAGAAGCTTTGAAATCCCATCAAGAAAATTCATTTTATAAGTAAAGTTGCATCTTTCTGATGAAAATCTAGCATTTTGTATCATGACATTAATTTCCCTATATTTTATGCTCTCATTTTCCCTTTCCAACTAACCATATGTGAAGAGGGAAAAGTGTAGCATAAAGGGGACTTGTACATGAGTATCAATGTGAATCATCTCTGCAAACATAAGTTTCTTCACAGTATTTTAAAACTCAATCATAATGCACATATGGTAAAtgcttctaagttctaaccaAAACAAAAGAAACCATCCATGAAAAGAGCCTCATGACTAATAGTAATTTTCCTGCTCCATTAGAATAAGAAAAAATTGACTAAATTGGAAAAGCAAACAGATCCGCTCCCAACCGTGAAATTTAGTGACTGTTCTTATTCCGGTCTCATATACCTGAATTGCAGAATGACATACttaataacaaaaattaaaaataatttcaatttaaCAAACATTGATGTAGTTGATAACTATCCCAGAAGCAAATTCAGCTACACTAACTAACTTCCCAGGCTCCTAAAACATCATTTTTCAATTGCAAAGAATGTGTAACAGTTGAGAAACTAAAATCACCATAACAATCCAATTTAAAATTGCATTGAGCTTAACGTAAGACTCTAGGTAACTCAACTTGGATTATAGTCACCCCGAACATTGAACAACTTATGTGACTGAACTAACCAAGCATCTACATGTAAGAATAAGAAAAATCCTTGCTATTAGAGGGAAAACACAACCATAATTAAGGTGACTGAAAATATACATATGCTTATATTTGAATTAAAGTCACTGCACTATCA
This window harbors:
- the LOC130712097 gene encoding uncharacterized protein LOC130712097, which translates into the protein MAEATRFQSSIREAEERIMAAMDPCIARHMRELELRFETQFNGFQEAMRGIGLQVTDLASSRRSKTASDGDYRMPTRLMRLDFLKFSKEDVDSWIAKCERFFALGGTPESERVAIASIALDESSFRWFQGLDQGTVCRVTWPEFAAALRTRFGVEFESPMEELKRLTQQGNLEEYHEAFDNLAYRTELSEQLKLQCSLGGLNSELCKTQVFKLMLSE